The DNA region TCTCTGCACAAATGGCCATGTAACTGAATTAACGGTCATTGGAAACAAGAGCTCTCCATTGAATCTTTCAGAAGGATTCTCCATTGATTTTTTCTTCACTGTCTTGACAAAGCTTTCAAACATGAAGGTGTTGTCATTGGTGTCTATTGGTTTATGGGGTCCTTTACCTTCAAAGATCAGCAGGTTCAGGTCGCTTGAAGTGCTCAACATTAGTTCAAATTTCATTCATGGGGAAATTCCATCATCAATTTCGTCTCTGAAAAATCTCAGAAGTTTGGTTTTGGCTGATAATCTTTTCAATGGGAGTGTGCCTAATCTTAGAAGACTAGCCTCTCTTGAAGAGCTCAATCTTGGTGGCAATAAATTTGGTCCTGAATTTCATTCCAGAAACAAGAATCTTGTGAAGGTTATCTTGAGGAACAATTCTCTGAGATGTCAAATTCCTTCACAACTCATTCACCTTGATAAACTTCAGCTATTTGACATCTCTTCCAATGAAATAGTTGGGAATATCCCatcctttctcttttctcttccttTCCTCCAGTACCTGAACTTGGCAGAAAACCAACTACGCGGTTCGCTTTCTGAGAATGTGTCCTGCAGTTCTGCTCTAACATTTGTTGATATCTCACACAACTTCCTGGTAGGAAAATTGCCATTCTGCATTGGTTCTGAGTCGTCGAATCGAACGATTTTGTATTCTGGGAATTGTTTGTCAACCAGAAACCCCAATGATCAGCATCCATCTTCATATTGCAAGCAAGAGGAGGCCTTAGCAGTCAAGCCGCCACTTAAAAGCCATAAGAATTTGAAGGTGCAACTAAGCTTAGGACTTGGTATTATTGGCGGAGTTGTAGGAATTACAGGGCTGCTGCTTCTACTCACTCTTTTCATCTTGAGGAAGTCCAAAGCAGAAAGAGCAGATAGTAACAATGACAGATCTTTGGATGATGATAAAATTTCTGTCCATGAATGTCCAAGACCAAATGTTAATTCAAGTAAGGCCCCAGTTACATGTTAAATTTAGATCATAGTTTCATCTCTCTAGTTGAAGTTTACATTCTTGTTCATTAAAATTCTTAGTCCTTCATTTAAGCCTTGAATTAATTTGGTTTATTTCCTTTCTCAGTGGAAATAGGAAGTGTTCCTCAGTTAATGAGGCTAGCTGCAGGATTTCCAGCATACAACATTTTCACACAAGAAGAAATTGAAGATGCAACCAACAACTTTGACCCTTCAAATTTGATAGAAGGATCAGAGGGACAGGTAGAAGAATTTTCATATTATGTGTTTATTGGCTTTTAAATGTACTTTCTACAATGAGATAGATCCCACAAAACAAACTTGCAATGGCATTTACTCTTGTATTTACACAGCTATATAAAGGTTGGCTCAGAGATGGTTCAAAGGTCATGGTTAATTGTGTGCAACTAAAGCAGAAGAGTTTGCTCAAGAACAGTGTTCAGTGCTTAAAGGTCTTGCCATGTTTAAGGCACAGGCATTTAGTGAGTGTTCTAGGACACTGTGTCGTTACTTATTCAGAACGTCCCCAAACTACAAGCATGATATTCATTGTATTTGAGCACATCACAAACGTGTCTTTGAGGGATCATCTTACAGGTAAACATTCTCAAACATAACTGCAAAGGAAATATTCAAATGATCAAAAAATGTAACATGAAATTTCTTTTGACAGATAAGAGCAAAAAGGAAACTCTGAAGTGGCCACAGAGAATAGCAATCAGCATAGACATTGCAAGAGGAATCCAGTTCTTACACACAGGAGTTAAACCTGGCATATTTGGCAACAGTATAAAGATTGAGAATATTCTGATGGATGATAGTCTCAGTGCAAAAGTTAGTGGATACAGCATTCCATTGCCATCCAAGGTTAGAGAAGATTCATATTTGACATATTCTCGGTAGTATTTTCTTTAGTACCTCATGCTATGTCTCTAACCTCAATGATATCTTCCTTTGTCAATTTTTAGAAACATCTTGGCAGAAAACTTAATGAAAAGAGTGCTGCCAATCATATTGAAAGGTAGTTCTCTGCTTAAGATATATCTTTCTTCCATTTTTTCCCTAATTATGTATCTAAAGCATAATAAGGAGTTATCTCAATGTGCAGCATCAACAATGCAGAAAAGGAAGACATCTATCAGTTTGGTGTTATTCTAATTGAACTTATCACTGGCAAGCAAATTGCATCTTCCAGTGAAGTAGAGGAGCTGAAATGTGAGGTATACAACTATACATGACATTTTATTCTCAGTTAGATATCTTCAAATTAAATGTGCATAAACCAAAGATACTAATCTTACATGATTATATGTTTCAACCTCATTTAAGAATTTATAACATGCTCAAGGACAATggtttttcctatttttaattTCCTCTTTATCATGTTCAGTTTGAGAGAGGTTTTTCAGAACCTGCATCACCAATACTAAGTGGAGCAACTGATCCTTCTCTCAAGGGAACTTATGCATATGAATCATTGAAGACTGCAGTTCAGATCACCATCAACTGTCTTGGCAATGTTTCCAGTAATCGCCCTTCAATAGAGGATATTCTCTGGAATTTGCAGTACTCGATGCAACTTCAAGAGGCAAGGACCAGTAGTGGAAGCCTCAATATGAAATTGTAAATTTTCTGTGAATAGAATTGTTTGCTCGCAGTTTGTAAGTTATATGGTAATAAAGAGTAATGGTCTTGTAAATGTATATTTTCTTAAATAAGGCCAGGATTTTCAATCTGCTACTTAAGTACCTTTCATCCTTTTGTTACCCTTTTTTCAGAAGTACTCGTACTGGCATACACTTCTTAGTTCTTCCAACCTTTCTTGGGGATACTTTTGTTTTAAATTATAGGTCTATCATGATATGTTAACAAAGTCATTCTATGTTATAATGATAATgatgaatgaaacaaatgagaAAGGTGACAAAACATGATTCTGCACAAAATTGGGATTATAAGAGCATCTTTATCCATGATATTTACTAGAGTGTCTACATTTCATTCTTTACAATTTTTCATAGTGCCACATCATCAccacttactaattttttactcCAACCGAAAAACTCTTATGAGTTTCTCTTATGACCCCACAATCAACTACATACTTTGGGTGATTAAATGATAaactaatataataatattttatatgaacATATTTATGAGAGACACATGAGAGAGAAGTGTCTACACTACCACGCCCAAATTAGACAAGGTGGAAGAACAATTTCTCTCCAATGGTGTAAGACACTAGTGAGAGAGTCTCTTTAGTGTGAGACACtctcattggagatgctctaaggcaTAAACATCTATTCCTTAAGTTTGAATAAACACAAGGCTTAATCCAatttttggtccccaacctttggcataaatatggctttagtccctcgccggagcaaaggtgggggttggtccccagtttttggctAAATGATTGGCTTTGGTCCCTCCGACcgtttgggtcaacgccggagctccggcgaccCATGTGGccatgccacgtcaattaatgagctgacgtggatttttttctttcatttaaaatattaaaaaaacacataatTAACCTCACTAATTAATCTCTCCCTCACCAAACTAAACCCTAGAACTCCCCAGCCACACCACCATCTTCAAATCCCTAGATCCTTTCTTCTTCATGCGTGATGTATCAATCttcctctcattttctctccCTATTTCCTTCTCAGTTTTGTTTTGGGTGAGGATTTTTGGGTTGGGGTGCGATTTCTGGGTCGGTCTTCGTTTCACAGGGGTGTTGGTCACGTGGTTGGTGAGCAGCTGGGCCTTCACCGTGTGTGATCACGATTCAGAGGCAGATAGATGGAAGCTCTAAAGCTTGGAGGCAAATATGGCTTTAAGGTTAAGCTTTTGGGTTGATATCGGATTTAGGTTCAAAGTGAGAGGACAAGGAAGAGAGTTGGGTGAGGGAAGTGTTTCTGGATCTGGATCTGGGTTGGTCAATGGCAGAGAAAATAGTGGTTTTCTGGGTTGGGATGTGGAAGGTGCAGCAACTTCAGGTTTTCTAGGTTAAGGttgttttctgggttttgagattttgggttGAAGGCTTTTAATTTCTGAAAGGGAGAAGAGAttggggttggggttggggGTGAGGGTGAGAGAGAGCGTGGGAGGTGGggggtgaagaagaagatgttgatGTGGAGAATTCAGGTACTCTTTATTTGAGTGGGTTTCCCAGCCGCTGGTACGCTTGCAATCACTGGAAGCAAGTGCAGGTTATGCTCTTACTAGTGTGGTTCATGGCGTTTGCTGTACAAAATTGCTAATTTGGATCCTAGGCCTTGAAGGTGTTCACGTTGTTGATGAAGCTGAGGTGTTGCGGTTGATTATTTGTGGCAATGAATTATCAGCATATTAAGGTTGTCAAGTATTTGGTTGGGTGGGAGTTGTTTCGTGGGGTTGATTTAGTGTTGGTGGACCTGATGTATATGTGTTGGTAATTTGGGGCAATTGGATGCTCAAATTTTGTGGCTTCATCCTAATCTTTTTTTTCTAGCCTATTATTTGTTACTTCTGTCTCTGTTTTCTTCTTGTAATTCCCTCTATGTTGTATTATGGGTTGTAAAGAagatgttgatgttgataaagATGAACAGAGGTAGAGATGAAGCTGTTGTTGCATGATTGTTAAAGAACTTAAGAGTTTAGTAGTTCATAACCTTTATGAGGAAGatcatcattaaaaaaattgtgtttaatttttatttaattatatttttttaatattttaaaagaaaaagaaaaaaaatccacatcAGCTTTCCCCACCAAAACCCTAGCCTCCATCATGGTTTCTCCGTTGTCCATCACCATCACGATTTCCAAGTTTGGCTGATCGAACCAAAGAAGAACTTAAGGAGTTTGGAGACTCTTTGGGGCTCCTGGTTGATAATTGTATATCCCATGAATACCTCGTTATGATCAAAATGTACCCTGATGATTAAAGGTACAAACCCTATAAATCATATTTAgagttaaattaattaatttcatttttttatttcttatataTCTGTGGCTGGTTTTGTTTCTTCTGTGCTGATGCAGACAACACTCCTTTTCCAACCCATCCTATCGATCCTAAAGGTAAACCCTAAATCATATTGAGTtaaattaattgatttatttcatgttttctttctttcttatatatccatgccttttttttggtaagcttTTGTTAGGACCATCCCCCAAGTCGTGCTAGGACAATGGTTTTGTTAAGCTTTTGTTAAATTAACATGCTCAAGGACAATGGTTTTTCCTATTGTTAATTTCCTCTTTATCATGTTCAGTTGGAGAGAGGTTTTTCAGGTGGAGCAACTGATCCTTCTCTCAAGGGAACTTATGCATATGAATCATTGAAGACTGCAGTTCAGATCACCATCAACTGTCTCGGCAATGTTTCCAGTAATCGCCCTTCATTAGAGGATATTCTCTGGAATTTGCAGAGTACTCGTTGCAACTTCAAGAGGCAAGGACCAGTAGTGGAAGCCTCAATATGAAATTGTAAATTTTCTGTGAATAGAATTGTTTGCTCGCAGTTTGTAAGTTATATGGTAATAAAGAGTAATGGTCTTGTAGATGTATATTTTCTTAAATAAGGCCAGGATTTTCAATCTGCTACTTAAGTACCTTTCATCCTTTTGTTACCCTTTTTTTAAAAGTACTGGTACTGGCATACACTTCTAACTTCTTAGTTTTTCTTGGGGATACTTTTGTTTTAAATTATAGGTCTATCATGATCTGTTAACAAAGTCATTCTATGTTATAATGATAATgatgaatgaaacaaatgagaAAGGTGACAAAACATGATTCTGCACAACATAGGGATTATAAGGCATAAACATCCATTCCTCAAGTTTGAATAAAAACAATTGTTGTTTTGAGTTCTAATGGTTATTCAATCTGCCGTCCAGCTTTTAAGTCATTATGATTTTATAATCATTATGTTTCTTTTTATGACTATTTTATTCGATTCTTTTGAGTGATTGTATTGTATTTTGGCCAATTTAGCATTTTAGGTTGTATTTTGGCCCATTTAGGCTTTTAGGAGAGTACCTTAGATGCCTTCAAGATTGGCTCCATCTCTAGGCCCATATCATCTTGGCCTTCACCCTCCTCCACATATAGAGGAGCACTTGTACATTTTTACTACTTTGAGCCATTTGAAGAATTCAAATTCTTTTGTGAGAGTTAGCTTCTCTTTTAAGGTTTTCTATTGAAGAATCTCATACTTGAGAATCAGTGTCCTAGTGTCTTCTCTTCATTTTGCTTATCAAATCCAATCCATGAATTCGTGGCTCAACAACATCCTCTTTTCTATCCATTTTCATACTTCCTTCCTTTGAACTTTTTAGTTTCATGTGTTCTTGTGTTCAGGGGCGGAGGGAGTGGGGGACTCCCTCATGCTCCAATCACCCCAAGTTTCCAAATTTTCTAACCagtacttataaaaaaaaaaaattagcaccaTCCACTTTTATTTATTAGGTAAAGTAGAGTACTAAAagacttttcttttcttttttcctccCAACTTCCGTCCCACACCATTCAGTATACACTTATAATTTCTCCTTCTTTCTTGGTGGCCCCCAtttcattctttttttcttttttttcgtCTTTTACTTAGCTTACACACAACACACACAAACAAATTATCTCTTTCTCCTTCATTCTTCACCAGCAAAGTTTGATATTGGTCAAAACCTATTTTTCACTTAATCCTTGAAGCTTGCTATGGACACTTGAGCTCAAAGATTCCCTCTTTATAATTTGTTCTTTTTTATCTGAGATTAATATTCATATTACTTCATTCTTCTTATTCTTGATCGAGATTGTGTTTCAAGGGTGTTGCTCCTCTAGGATGGGTTGCGACCTTGCTGAgtgttttctttcttcttttgtctCGGTCATCCCGTGTTTCTTCTCTGTTTCTTAGTTCCATTTTTGTGACCTTGCTGGGtgattttttttagattttatgagttgtatatttttttcattgtttttatAAAGTATTGGTACTGGCAGTGAATGAAATTGTGGAAcatgtatatataatatattcatAGAGGAAAGACAAGATTAGATTAATGGGCAGGGGACGAGCCATAGATTATGAAATTATTGATTTGTAGTCATTTATTATATTACTATAAATTGACACTAACTACTACCTAAAAAATTGTTTGTGTTTCCGGTGAATTTGCATGTTTGAAGTAGTGTGGctcaaatttataaaaaaaaattctttgtttCTTTAAATCTTGGCCACCCCCTTATAAAATTTATGTCTCCACCCCTGCTTGTGTTGACTTGATGCTCAAGCTTAAGCAAGGTCCATGGATTTCATGAAGAGTTGAGGTGCTACATCAAAGATTATGAGTATGAACTCACATGACATTAAGATTGAAGTGGATTAAGATTCTCTGGTGTTACATGACAATGTCAAATTAAACATTGTGTTTATCTCTATCCTGATACATATATTTAACAATATTTAGAAAGAGAAATTAAGACAAAATGCCTATGTTTTTCCTTCCTATAAAAAAGCAAAGTGATGAGTTTGCATGGgcttttttttgtgtgtttaaGTTTGGGCTTAACTGAGAAGGAATAGGATTTAAAAGAACCAAGCGTGGTCGTTCTGCCATTCCGTTTCATTCTTCCTCTCCGCAACGATGACGACGCCTCGCGCCTCCATTCCCAGCCCCTCCGCGTCTCCAACCTTTCTTGGGGATACTTTTGTTTTAAATTATAGGTCTATCATGATCTGTTAACAAAGTCATTCTATGTTATAATGATAATgatgaatgaaacaaatgagaAAGGTGACAAAAAATGATTCTGCACAACATAGGGATTATAAGGCATAAACATCCATTCATCAAGTTTGAATAAACACAATTGTTGTTTTGAGTTCTAATGGTTATTCAATCTGCCGTCCAACTTTTAAGTCATTATGATTTTATAATCATTATGTTTCTTTTTATGACTATTTTATTCGATTCTTTTGAGTGATTGTATTGTACTAGTGTCGTAACCCGTGTGTTGCACGGAAATTTTATgttgtaatattttaataaataaataagctaTTCATGTATAAGTCAACCGTGTAAagatatatgaagagaaaaatgaaataaataattgaaattgtgttgtctacatcaaacatttccaaaaacttccttaaacactacatttacagtATCAGTCTGTTGTTTGCCCGCCTCATcaagtatacaaagtttaatacattttcttgagcgtactctagaaagagctacatataactgaccatgacTGAAGACGGGCCTCGGAAGGAAAAATCAAACTTGAGATAGTGTTTTTCCTTGACTCTTGTTTATGGTCATAGCAAAACATACTGTAATtggaaactgtcttcttctgaatttaattggttcttaaaatgtgcactttgtcattGACATTTGTTCCCGTGATAACAATTGCACCAATAAAACGTTCACAAGTCcatccacaattaacctggttccattgcataaacttgctgcttgatctatatttctcaaaagcatgattggaatACCAACTTAAAAAAGTTTGTGGTTAGACATTCTtgaacttttagtgtcgttcaaaaattctgtggtaaaccactcaccttagatttcagaatcctcatcagaTCGCAAGACAAAGTCGaagctcagatattcatgttctgGTGCAGCTATTATCCCAAGCATGTAAGtatttatcatttcaacagcctCTAGTGTAGGGGTCAATATTGCTTTATCTTGGAAgaattgagggtctttcattttgtgcgaaaggtcaggatatgtatatctaatcaattccattaatgggtTAGGAGTAATTGGTATGAGCAGATCTGGAGAGATTTGGACATCATACTCTCCTACTCTTGAATCTGGATGATcgtcattttcaattttaagaatccaatatgcaaactctttgatttcttttgcttcattaGTCGTCTCAGCTGCGGTTAGCTGCATgttcttagacaatttcataactttgcaaAATGCTTCCACAATGAGGAAGTGTTTTTATGGACGTTGTCTTCATTTTCCAACCTCATTAAATCTCGGAGTGTAATGTCTAGAGCTTCGAAACAATACTTTTTCAACATTAGAGCTTCATCTCATATAATAAGGCTTGTTTCAAGCAGAAGCTTTGCTTGTAGACTTCCCTACTTTATATATACATGTTAAGGTCTCTGTAGGATCTAATAGAATGCAAAATTTAGAATGAGTTGTTCTGCCTCCAAGTCAGAGTAATGATGTTATGCCACCGGAAGCAGCATTAAGCACAATTAGTCCTCTGGGTTTAAGTGACGCGGATAAAGTGTTCCAGATAAAAGTCTTTCTGGTTCCACCATGGACATATAAAAAGAAGAAGCCTTATGAGTTTGACAACACAGATGTGACGACCCTCTCATATACATACTTTTGCTCAAGTGTATGCATACTAAGTAACTCTTCATATTGTACATTTCATGCATCATTGTCATAGTTTAGTTCATCGACAATAAATCTATTGTCAAATTGCaggacttcatcatattctAGAGTTGGCAAATATGAGTAATCATTTAATGACCTACCATTTCCTTGGAgcaacttctcaatttcaatgatatataaattttttaaatcagCATCTGCGATTCGTAGTCCTGCAGTCGAGAAGAAAGATTAACTAATTATATTTACATGTATCGAATATAAATAATGTCGTTCAGACACTTTGCATAATTATATTGTGCAACGTGATTTTCTTAAGTTTtgaatttcaattaaattaaatccaaacaataattatattattataacaacatttcaaatattaataatataacttgAAAACCTACATACTTAGATTATGAAATGTTTTTCTTCTGTGGTGTATGATACCTTTTGATAAAAGAAGCCAACATGCTTCTCAAACATCATTAGGTTTTGAGAGTGAATTCATCATTAACATTCTTACAAAGAATTTTCTCATTTGTTCTCCGAAAGCTAAATCAGAGACTTCTTTAATTGCATCAATATATTCTTTGTCATATGTTAGCAACCTCAATTGGTCGCATGCTTCCTTAAAAGTATCATATGTTATTCCCTTCACTGTTCTGATACTTCTATATGATGTACAACGCTTTTGCATAGTTAGTAGGATTCTCATGTAATATAACTCTCTAATGGCTGGAGGGATACATTGTAGTCTGCCAATTTTAAAACCCCTATTTCTTGGTTTCTATATTCCATACAAATCTACTGGGAGTCCCGGTATTTCTCATTAGCTGCAAATCAAGTCATAAACATTGTGGATTTTGTACCACTCTTTTCAAGAACATCTCaaatgtcttcatcatcattatagtatatcaaatattcatttgggagatgatttttttttcgcACCGACGACCATTGTTTGTGTATGGTAAAGCCAAATTTTCTCCAAGCTGCGTCACACGGAGAAAGATAacgacaatcataatattgATTTACCTCATCCAGTGGCTCTTTCGCTTGAGCATCGTTGTCCTTATTTGAAATTTCAAGCATTGCTCGGTCTGCGCTTTTGTAATAAATAACATgagttattttcattttttcacgaagttatgttttttcaaatttgtatcAATTTAATGTATTCGCAATGCATATTACAACTACAATAAATTTGTATCAATTTCATGTATCAATTCAATGCTTTTTTCTTCATTACAATTCTTGTTTGCCTTCTTCTGTACTGTGGGTAGCCTTATTCGTCAATAATGATGgtgttttgaaatttctttGGAAATAATTTAGTGCACCTACCATTCTCCATgcattgtgattttttgtttgcaCTACCACACGGTCCATGTATCATGAAGTTAGAAACTATAGCGTGCAACTTGGGATATAATACTGGATCAAGAAGCTTTGCAGATATGACTTTGCCAATGTCGCCCCCAATCATCAACTTAGTCTCTCATTGCAACCAAATCAGTATATGCGCGTGAGGAAGTcctattttttgaaattcaattgtATATATACCTAAAATAACATAttaatgattaatttttttttctaacagTTTCACATTATCTTTAGCTTATTACAAATTACAATGATATTCTTCTTCTCAAAAGAAGACGAAAAGTAGAATAATTCAAAAGTGATAAATTGAAGAAGACACGTGGAACATGATAACTGAGCGATAAATTAGACATCATAAGTGAGACATAGTAATGCAGTGAGAATGTATTATGCACCTGCGTCCACTTTTCCAAATAGATGACCATTTTTTAAATCTTTCATCAGCTGATTCACTTTCATCTTAAAAATGCGAACTAAAATATATGGACGCTCATCTGGCCGAGATCTTCTTCACTCAACAAACAACTTGATTTCTGGTCAATTAGCGTTGCATGTCATAGTTATGAACAAATCTGGGTATCCAAATCTCTTGCAAATTGCCAGAGTGTCTTGGCAATAATTGAACATATATCGTGTGCTTCCCATATATGAAGCTGGCAATATGATGCGCTTTCCAGTTGTTGTAGCTTCGGTGTCCCCCCTAACGATCGTGTCATGTAATCTATAATAAACCTCATATCTGAACTTAGTTTGATTATATCTCACCTAATTTAACCGTTGAGATTCTATCATGAAATATGCATCAACGATAATTTGTTGAAAGAGTCGTCCAGCGCGGACTACATTGTCGTATTCAATGCGTCTATTATGAATACGAAAAGCAACAAAGTATTTAAGAGTAATCGTGTGTATTTTGTTATATTGATCCTCCACGACAGGTTCCTTGTATGGAAGTTTGCTTGATAGTCATCTTCTCCATATGGAAATAACAAAGGATACTGCAGGGGGATGTAAGAAACATGATTCTCGTACGACCTTGTGAATATACATGTAATGTCCTTTACAACAACATCTCGTTCGCAATCTAAATTATTAAAGTCTCTCACAATCAAGACAGTCACTTCATCAGCTGTGGTTATGTTGTAGAGTCGTGCATCTTTATTTCTTCCTATGAATAATCTAAGacaaaattaattctgagaCCCTCATGTTGTAATGAAATCTCTAACTCTTCTGAAAGATTGAGCAAGTCCATTTTCAATATTAATCATTTTAGTAAGTTCGTCAATTAAAAATTTGTCTAAACGGTTGGTTTCCCTCCTGGAAATATTATGTCATCAACATTAACACCAAGAAATTGAATAATTTTGATCTAATTTTTGTAGGGTACGAAACGTACCTAAAATGATGTAATATGTTTGATGTCTCGTTAAGGGTATCATAGATATACAACTGTGCAAACTTTGACACTTGTCCTTCTTTAGGCAATAAGCTCCAAATCTTGTGGTAATTTTGTCCACTCAAAATGAATTGCAGAGGTCCACCACCATCATTTCATGGAGACTCAACTTGACCACCCATTGACGTAAAAGAAAATGCATGGTTGTATGTtcttatattttctttgaagTGTTTAGACCTTAGATTGACTCAGTCATTAGATTAAATAATAAATCAAGCGGTCTTTGAAAGAAAGGTAG from Lotus japonicus ecotype B-129 chromosome 2, LjGifu_v1.2 includes:
- the LOC130739863 gene encoding probable LRR receptor-like serine/threonine-protein kinase At1g14390 translates to MKNFLVSLCYLFPAIIAIILVLLTPIPSAQLTTNESRILQQVQNLLEYPQVLQEWTNSTNFCNLPPSPSFKILCTNGHVTELTVIGNKSSPLNLSEGFSIDFFFTVLTKLSNMKVLSLVSIGLWGPLPSKISRFRSLEVLNISSNFIHGEIPSSISSLKNLRSLVLADNLFNGSVPNLRRLASLEELNLGGNKFGPEFHSRNKNLVKVILRNNSLRCQIPSQLIHLDKLQLFDISSNEIVGNIPSFLFSLPFLQYLNLAENQLRGSLSENVSCSSALTFVDISHNFLVGKLPFCIGSESSNRTILYSGNCLSTRNPNDQHPSSYCKQEEALAVKPPLKSHKNLKVQLSLGLGIIGGVVGITGLLLLLTLFILRKSKAERADSNNDRSLDDDKISVHECPRPNVNSMEIGSVPQLMRLAAGFPAYNIFTQEEIEDATNNFDPSNLIEGSEGQLYKGWLRDGSKVMVNCVQLKQKSLLKNSVQCLKVLPCLRHRHLVSVLGHCVVTYSERPQTTSMIFIVFEHITNVSLRDHLTDKSKKETLKWPQRIAISIDIARGIQFLHTGVKPGIFGNSIKIENILMDDSLSAKVSGYSIPLPSKKHLGRKLNEKSAANHIESINNAEKEDIYQFGVILIELITGKQIASSSEVEELKCEFERGFSEPASPILSGATDPSLKGTYAYESLKTAVQITINCLGNVSSNRPSIEDILWNLQYSMQLQEARTSSGSLNMKL